The following DNA comes from Chryseobacterium gallinarum.
GTTAATGAGTAAATCTGCCAAAGAACGTTATGAAGATTTTATCAGACAATACCCCGGTTTTATAGATCACATTCCCAAACAGCTCATTGCCAGTTATCTGGGAGTTTCAAGAGAAACATTAAGCCGGCTATATTCATAAAGATGTGACATGGATCACATCTTTTTTTTGAGGTATGTCCTTATACTAATCCTCAGAAAATGACAATCTTTGTGTATAATTTTTAATGATAAATCCATGAAAAAGAAAGCATTAATTGTTGTAACAAGCGTAGAAAAATATCCCGGTATGGACAGGGCAACCGGTTTATGGCTGGGAGAAGCTGTTCATTTTTATGAAAAGCTGCATGAAAAAGGCTATGAAATTGATTTTGTAAGCCCTAAAGGAGGATATACCCCACTTGATCCTGTTTCCCTGCAGATGTTTGTACAGCCGGTTGACTGGAAATATTATGCTGATCCCACTTTCAGAGAAAAACTGGGCAATACACTGAAACCGGAAGAGATCAAGCCTGAAGATTACAGTGTTATTTATTATACCGGAGGGCACGGTGTGATATGGGATTTCCCTGATAACGGAGCTATTCAGGAAATAGCCCGTACAATTTATGAAAACGGAGGGATTATCTCTTCGGTATGTCACGGAGCTGCCGGGCTTTTCAACATTCAATTATCTGATGGAGAACTGCTGATTAAAGGAAAAACGGTAACAGGGTTTTCAAATTCCGAAGAGATTGCTGCAGAACTCGCAGATCATGTGCCTTACCTTACAGAAGATGTATTGAAAAGCAAAGGAGCTCACTATGTAAAAGCAGATCAGGACTTTGCACCTTTCGCCGTATCAGATGAGAGATTGGTTACAGGTCAGAATCCGCAATCCGGGGGAGCAGTAGGTGAAAAGGTTCTTGAAATCCTGGAAAAATAAGGAATACAATCATTTTTTTAACAACAGATAATAGCTTTTATTATCTGTTTTTTTATATGAAAACAACAGTGTAGGTATTTCGCCGGAAAGTGCTTTGTAAACTTGAACAAAATCATGACCAATAAATTCTAAATACTGATTATTATTTCATAATTTCGCAGACTTAAACCAGCTTACCTTTTACAGGTGTAGATTTTACGATATGGAGGATAAAAAAGACATGTCCTTTCTTGGGCACATTGGAGAGCTAAGAGGTCATCTCGTCCGCTCGATTATTGCTATTATAATTGCTGCTTTTGCTGTTGGTTTCAATATCAACTGGATTATGGACCATATCTTTTTTGGCCCTACTAGGAATGATTTTCCTACTTTCAGGATTGTTAACCATTTTTCCAGATTGCTTTTGGGGGAAGACAGCATTCACCTCCCCAAAGATTTTCCTGTACGTGTACAGAGACTTTACCAGCAATTTAATGTGATGATGGCTGTTTCTATTTTTGGAGGAATGGTAGCGGCTTTCCCTTATATTGTCTGGGAATTGTGGCGTTTCATCAGTCCCGCTTTACATCCGAGGGAGAAAAAGAATTCTATCTATATCATCAATGCTG
Coding sequences within:
- a CDS encoding type 1 glutamine amidotransferase domain-containing protein, giving the protein MKKKALIVVTSVEKYPGMDRATGLWLGEAVHFYEKLHEKGYEIDFVSPKGGYTPLDPVSLQMFVQPVDWKYYADPTFREKLGNTLKPEEIKPEDYSVIYYTGGHGVIWDFPDNGAIQEIARTIYENGGIISSVCHGAAGLFNIQLSDGELLIKGKTVTGFSNSEEIAAELADHVPYLTEDVLKSKGAHYVKADQDFAPFAVSDERLVTGQNPQSGGAVGEKVLEILEK